The sequence TGTTGACTCCCAGGTTATTGACAGTCAAAAAATGACAGTACTGAAATAATCATATTGACGAACAATTGAACAATATAACAATTTAACAATGTAGCAATGAAGCGTTTATTTGGTTTAATATTAATGATATTGCCTTCAATTGTTCATGCCCAGGAATGGATCAGGATATACGGTGATAATATAAGTTGCATTGCCTATTCAGTCATAGAGACTTATGATAAGGGCTATGTGTATGGAGGTCAGATTAATGATAATTCCCAGACATTACCCAAATTCGGTTGGATATTTAAGACAGATATCAATGGAGAAATGCTGTGGGATAAAAAAATAGGAGAAATTGGTGATGTAACTGGAGTTCGTGATATAGTACAAACAAATGATAATGGGATCATATTGATAGGCTCAACTAAAAAGTATGATCCGTGGTATGATCCCTTTATCATGAAACTGAATGCTTGTGGAGAAAAAGAGTGGTGCAAAATTTTAAATTCAACGTATGATATGGATTATGGTGTTAGTGTAGCAGAATTACCTAATGGGAATTATGTTTGTTTGGTTGCCTATACAGGCTACGATCCTGAAGAACGTATCTGGCTGATTTGTTTGGATAAGGGTGGGAAAATATTATGGAAAAAGGTTTATGGTGTTGAAGATCCATATCTGAACAGTGAAAGTGGGGATGACCTTATGATCACTCCTGATTCAGGAATTCTGATCACAGGAGAGGCATATTATCCTGACTTACCAGATACCCTGATTAATAAAACTCGCTCTTATTTAATAAAAACTGATTTTGACGGAGATAAAGAGTGGTCGCTTGTTTGGGGAAAAGATGAGCAGTGCTATGGATGGAGTTATACTTCAGTAGTTTCAAATAATGGAACCATATATACTGTCGGTTGTCATATTAATCCTGGTCAATATCCGTCATTATATAAAACCAATAGGTCAGGCGAAGAGATCAATTATTTTGATATCTACAGTGCTACAACAGGATTTTCGAGCACCATCTCATGGTTTCAGGATTCAACACTTGTGATAGGATCAGGCTGGATAAATTCAAGTCAAAATATTTATTATCCAATTATCAAATACGATACATGCGGCAATTTTATAAAGATGCGGGATTTAGGAGACAGTATATATCGTTATATGAACAGTATAGTAACATTTGATAATAAGCTATTGATAACCAGCCCTGAAGTATGGGATGGCAATTTTGATATCTATGCGTTTAAATTCAACTCGGAATTGGAATACGATTCCATATATACACAACCATTTGTTTATGACAGTATTTGTGAATATCCAATTGTATCCGACACCATTTCGCTGGATACGTTGGGTGTTGGCATGGAAGAGCTAAAGCCGGAAGGGAGCGCTAAGCTAACAATCATTCCAAACCCAGCCTGTGATT comes from Bacteroidota bacterium and encodes:
- a CDS encoding T9SS type A sorting domain-containing protein, whose protein sequence is MKRLFGLILMILPSIVHAQEWIRIYGDNISCIAYSVIETYDKGYVYGGQINDNSQTLPKFGWIFKTDINGEMLWDKKIGEIGDVTGVRDIVQTNDNGIILIGSTKKYDPWYDPFIMKLNACGEKEWCKILNSTYDMDYGVSVAELPNGNYVCLVAYTGYDPEERIWLICLDKGGKILWKKVYGVEDPYLNSESGDDLMITPDSGILITGEAYYPDLPDTLINKTRSYLIKTDFDGDKEWSLVWGKDEQCYGWSYTSVVSNNGTIYTVGCHINPGQYPSLYKTNRSGEEINYFDIYSATTGFSSTISWFQDSTLVIGSGWINSSQNIYYPIIKYDTCGNFIKMRDLGDSIYRYMNSIVTFDNKLLITSPEVWDGNFDIYAFKFNSELEYDSIYTQPFVYDSICEYPIVSDTISLDTLGVGMEELKPEGSAKLTIIPNPACDLIRVVLPEYISSHSQKAIFNVTTWKYNYKGDVPLEIYDIYGRKWHSQVIPDGEKEAEIDVSALPAGLYVVRVVIDGQEVSGKFVKE